In the Brevundimonas sp. LM2 genome, GGCGTGACGCCGGACGCGACGCCGCAGGTCCGCGTGGCCGAGGCCGAGCGGGCGGCGGCCGAAAGCCGGATCGAGGTCGAACGCATCCGCGCCCGGCCCGATGTCCGCGCCTCGGTAGGCTTCCGCCGCTACGAAGCGGAGGACGCGACGGCTTTGACCTTCGGCCTCAGCATGCCACTGCCGCTGTTCGACCGAAACCGGGGCAACATTGACGCTGCGCAAGCCGACTTTAGGGCTGCGGACGCTCGACTTGCCGGTGCCAGACAGGAGGCCGAGGCTGACCGTAACGCGGCTACGGCGCGTCTGCGGGCTTCGGCAAGCCGTGTATCAGCCACCGACGCCGGGGTCACGGCCGCCGAGGAAGCCTATCGCCTCTCGCGGATCGGGTTCGAGGCGGGGCGCATCTCGCAACTGGAACTGCGGTCTTCCCGCGCCGCCCTCATTGCCGCCCGCAACGCCGCCGTGGACGCCCGTCTCGCGCGGGTCCGGGCCGAAATCGACCTCGCGCGCCTGCAAGGCCGCGCCCCGTTTGGAACATCGCTATGAAACGCACACCACAGATCAATAAGACCTGGCTGATGGCCGGGGTCGCCGCCGTCGTCGTCCTGGGTGGCGCAGGGCTCTATGCCATGACCCGCTCACCCGCCGAGGCTCCGGCGGCGGAGGGTGAAGCCGGACATTCCGAGGAGGAGGGCGAGCACGCCGAGGGCGAGGAAGCAGGCGGCGAAGAAGGCGTCGTCGTCCTGACGTCGGCTCAGATCACCGCCGCCAACATCGCCATCGTCGCCGTGACCGGCGGTGGTGGCGGCGAAACCCGCGTGTCGGGCCGGGTCGAGCCGATGGTGGATGCGAAGGCGGCCGTCGCCGCGAGCGTCGGTGGCCGCGTCGAAAGGGTTCTGGTCGCGCCAGGTCAATCAGTGCGGGCCGGACAATCGCTGGCAATCCTGGTCAGCGGCGATGCCGCGACCCTCCGCGCCGATGCGGACGCGGCCGCCGCATCGTCGGATGCCGCCCGTCGCGCCTATGAACGTGACCGGAATCTCGAGGAAGCCGGCGTCGTCGCTCGACAGGAGGTCGAGACTTCTCGTGCCCAATCGCTCAGTTCAGAAGCTGCGGCTCGCGCCGCGAGGGCGCGGGTCTCCGCCGCCGGATCGCCCAACGCTTCCGG is a window encoding:
- a CDS encoding efflux RND transporter periplasmic adaptor subunit, which encodes MKRTPQINKTWLMAGVAAVVVLGGAGLYAMTRSPAEAPAAEGEAGHSEEEGEHAEGEEAGGEEGVVVLTSAQITAANIAIVAVTGGGGGETRVSGRVEPMVDAKAAVAASVGGRVERVLVAPGQSVRAGQSLAILVSGDAATLRADADAAAASSDAARRAYERDRNLEEAGVVARQEVETSRAQSLSSEAAARAARARVSAAGSPNASGRLSVTSPISGVVTSVQVGPGGFAAQGGVIAEVTNPARVEIVFNAPPALAAQVRAGSSVRVQGPAGEFDAVVTGVAAGAGGEGGGTVIRARPSGGSLPPAGSAVSGSVVTGNSGSGLTVPSDAIQTVEGASVVFVRTAEGFRAVPVLAGRQAGDRTEILSGLTGAERIAGANAFLLKAELAKGEAEHGH